In Trichoderma atroviride chromosome 2, complete sequence, one DNA window encodes the following:
- a CDS encoding uncharacterized protein (TransMembrane:8 (i104-125o137-156i168-187o193-214i226-248o254-276i325-352o372-390i)~antiSMASH:Cluster_2.8~SMCOG1005:Drug resistance transporter, EmrB/QacA~SECRETED:SignalP(1-25)~EggNog:ENOG41), which yields MSPSPSESWTSIPVFLSIFSFLSWPLPPEPSVSSSDDTQRVEDSPQSKSGILSHFFSTRLGEDVCNHQYSGKGTAAEPYVIDFLQNDSQDPLNMSMARKWTITVLQAMSALVVTFASSIYASSIFDLKRHFDVSEEVATLGLALYVLGFALGPLIWGPLSELYGRRPIYIISFMAFTAFSVAAPVSPNIQALLLFRFFGCAFGSSSMTNGGGVITDMLTKEQRGAAMGAFVTAPFLGPALGPIVGGFLDENKGWRWVLGLVAIMAGVVWIATTIATPETYAPYLLRSRAKALSQSTGNVYVSRLDAGEPPKTLTQELSVALSRPWVLLFLEPIILLMSLHMSIVYGTLYMFFAAIPTVFQGTRGWSEGLAGLPFVGVTIGVCLATALSGVDNKRYVRLCEEMEAKGGHD from the exons ATgagtccatctccatctgaATCTTGGACTTCAATACCGGTATTCTTGTCCATCTTTTCGTTCTTATCATGGCCGCTCCCCCCTGAGCCTTCTGTTTCCTCTTCCGACGACACGCAGCGGGTTGAAGACTCCCCTCAAAGCAAATCCGGCATCCTGTCTCATTTCTTCAGCACGCGCCTCGGCGAGGATGTCTGCAATCATCAATACTCCGGCAAGGGTACAGCTGCCGAGCCTTACGTCATCGACTTTCTGCAGAACGACTCCCAGGATCCCTTGAATATGTCCATGGCTCGAAAATGGACTATAACCGTCCTCCAGGCTATGTCCGCGTTGGTGGTAACCTTTGCTAGCTCTATATatgccagcagcatctttgaTCTCAAGAGGCATTTTGACGTGTCCGAGGAGGTGGCCACACTGGGTTTGGCGCTCTACGTATTAGGATTTGCCTTGGGACCGCTGATATGGGGGCCTCTGTCCGAGTTGTACGGGCGGAGACCTATCTATATAATTTCATTTATGGCATTCACAGCGTTCAGCGTGGCGGCTCCGGTGTCACCTAACATTCAGGCCTTGTTGCTTTTTCGCTTCTTTGGGTGTGCATTCGGTTCATCGTCGATGACGAATGGCGGAGGCGTCATTACCGACATGTTGACGAAAGAACAGCGCGGAGCGGCGATGGGAGCGTTTGTCACGGCCCCTTTTCTAGGGCCGGCACTTG GTCCCATCGTTGGTGGTTTCCTAGACGAGAACAAGGGCTGGCGCTGGGTTCTCGGTTTAGTCGCTATCATGGCCGGTGTAGTCTGGATTGCCACTACAATAGCCACCCCCGAAACATATGCGCCGTATCTCTTACGATCTCGAGCAAAGGCTCTCTCTCAATCGACGGGAAACGTTTATGTCTCACGACTCGACGCAGGCGAGCCGCCCAAGACACTCACACAGGAGCTCTCAGTCGCTCTCTCACGCCCCTGGGTTCTTCTGTTTCTCGAACCCATCATTCTGCTGATGTCTCTGCACATGTCGATCGTATATGGCACGCTATACATGTTCTTTGCCGCAATTCCCACCGTTTTCCAAGGCACTCGTGGCTGGAGCGAAGGACTAGCTGGACTTCCGTTTGTTGGCGTCACTATTGGCGTCTGTCTTGCCACGGCGCTGTCGGGTGTGGACAACAAACGCTACGTTCGTCTGTGCGAGGAAATGGAGGCAAAGGGGGGCCACGATTGA
- a CDS encoding uncharacterized protein (antiSMASH:Cluster_2.8~EggNog:ENOG41): MGGDFNTRAPWKRSACDRCRFQKLRCYRDEGRSSGACNRCMKSGIKCVTGMTRPTGRPPARQPAIIDPNELLTPPKTGDASPADSNINRADIGIVNLEFDFSLDSVLDRIGIQQTDLTLSNDLDDICSFSPPLTNLPSTPPASEIQQHTQADLDSSTQPAGPLYHFNNCLLMPKSGPTDLGVSGYNIDRVEILLSKLHLELCNQLFYVQTASWDVQDALRFTMSPESSGSHDGEIGTEHPLVSVAKASRELERLLASLYPSSGAAEYTPLTMSYHAGPPPLCTTQLLVALSCYLQIVSINDCIFTAVIEYLASGGPMTPLMPLLSSHNQTSPPTLYLGGLPILPNWKLCGTLLVHQIEYQLERIETLFGLPEHYRVSTKPGDDCKDVVAGLFAGQQSQSLLNAVFRPGEDHTRCVRSLKSKMRQMKDL, encoded by the coding sequence ATGGGTGGCGATTTCAATACCAGAGCTCCTTGGAAACGGTCTGCATGTGATCGCTGTCGATTTCAAAAGCTGCGATGCTACCGAGATGAAGGACGATCTTCGGGTGCATGCAATCGGTGTATGAAATCCGGAATCAAGTGTGTCACAGGCATGACTCGTCCAACAGGCCGTCCACCAGCACGGCAGCCAGCCATAATCGATCCCAACGAACTTTTAACGCCACCAAAGACGGGTGATGCGTCTCCTGCAGACAGCAACATCAATAGAGCAGATATTGGCATCGTCAACCTAGAATTCGACTTTTCTCTTGACAGTGTTTTGGACAGAATTGGCATTCAACAAACGGACCTCACCTTGAGCAACGACCTAGATGACATTTGCTCATTTTCTCCTCCCCTAACAAACCTGCCGAGTACTCCACCTGCCTCTGAGATACAACAACACACTCAAGCAGACCTCGATTCATCAACCCAGCCTGCTGGTCCCCTTTACCATTTTAACAATTGCCTCCTAATGCCGAAGAGTGGCCCCACGGATCTTGGAGTGTCGGGGTACAACATCGACCGTGTTGAAATTCTACTGTCCAAACTGCACTTGGAGCTCTGCAATCAACTCTTCTACGTTCAAACGGCATCATGGGATGTTCAAGACGCCCTGAGGTTTACCATGTCTCCAGaaagcagcggcagccatgatggagaaaTCGGCACGGAGCACCCCTTAGTTTCGGTTGCCAAGGCGTCCAGGGAGCTTGAACGGCTCCTGGCCAGCCTTTATCCGTCGTCAGGGGCAGCCGAATACACTCCACTGACAATGTCCTACCACGCTGGGCCACCGCCTCTGTGTACGACCCAGCTCCTCGTGGCATTATCCTGCTACCTCCAGATTGTCTCCATAAACGACTGCATCTTCACTGCAGTGATTGAATACTTGGCTAGCGGCGGGCCCATGACCCCTTTGATGCCTTTATTGTCATCCCATAACCAAACATCGCCACCCACGTTGTACCTGGGCGGCTTACCGATTCTACCTAATTGGAAACTCTGTGGAACCCTGCTGGTGCATCAAATAGAGTACCAGCTGGAGCGGATTGAGACACTGTTTGGCCTACCGGAGCACTACCGCGTTTCGACAAAGCCCGGAGATGACTGCAAGGATGTGGTCGCTGGGCTATTTGCAGGACAGCAAAGCCAATCTCTTCTCAATGCTGTGTTTCGCCCCGGGGAAGATCACACGCGATGCGTCCGTTCGCTAAAATCGAAGATGCGACAGATGAAAGACTTGTAG
- a CDS encoding putative secondary metabolism biosynthetic enzyme (antiSMASH:Cluster_2.8~EggNog:ENOG41~SMCOG1001:short-chain dehydrogenase/reductase SDR): MENIQEMFAQLHETNVTKTTHRQLYPAISPKRPELSQAGKVILIPGGGTGVGYGIARSFVQASADTVILLGRRVNILEEAAAKLEEEAKKSNTNTKIIKQACDMTNPDETRAFWDSLTAKGITVDVLVANVAKFSEPKPILELGSDEVWSQFEVNVKSHLYFTEQFYSQSNGKKKYLINVSSQVIHMTAHAGVAQRPAYTLSKMAATLLFQVIAQNTPITELQVISFHPGLIFNDAWKSMGLTPDLFDSDEVCGGFAVWAATEQAKFLHGRFVWSSWDVDELAMGEIRKRIDEDPYFLKSSIVGLNGALLT; the protein is encoded by the exons atggagaataTTCAAGAAATGTTTGCACAGCTTCACGAAACTAATGTCACCAAGACAACCCATCGCCAGCTGTATCCCGCCATTTCTCCAAAGAGGCCTGAGCTCAGCCAGGCCGGAAAAGTTATCCTCATTCCCGGAGGCGGGACAGGCGTTGGGTATGGCATCGCGCGTAGCTTTGTACAAGCTTCTGCAGATACTGTCATCCTTCTCGGTCGCCGTGTCAACATCCTGgaggaagctgctgctaaaCTAGAGGAGGAGGCTAAGAAGTCCAATACCAACACCAAGATCATCAAACAGGCCTGCGATATGACCAATCCAGATGAAACGAGGGCATTTTGGGACTCTCTCACTGCCAAGGGTATAACTGTCGACGTCCTTGTCGCAAATGTTGCCAAGTTTTCGGAGCCCAAGCCAATTTTGGAACTCGGCTCAGACGAGGTCTGGTCTCAGTTCGAAGTCAACGTCAAATCCCATTTGTATTTTACGGAGCAATTTTATTCGCAATCcaatgggaagaaaaag TATCTCATCAATGTGTCTTCGCAGGTTATTCACATGACCGCCCATGCTGGGGTCGCCCAACGCCCGGCGTATACGCTGTCAAAGATGGCCGCAacgcttcttttccaagttATCGCTCAGAATACCCCTATTACAGAATTACAAGTTATTAGCTTCCACCCAGGACTCATTTTCAACGATGCTTGGAAATCAATGGGATTGACGCCAGATTTATTCGATAGTG ATGAAGTTTGCGGTGGATTCGCGGTTTGGGCAGCTACCGAGCAGGCGAAGTTCCTGCACGGCAGGTTCGTATGGTCTTCGTGGGATGTGGATGAATTGGCAATGGGTGAGATTCGCAAGCGAATTGATGAAGACCCTTATTTTCTGAAGAGCTCCATCGTTGGCCTAAATGGCGCCCTTTTAACGTAA
- a CDS encoding uncharacterized protein (antiSMASH:Cluster_2.8~EggNog:ENOG41) has translation MTEVRSNACHACAKAKRKCTKQVPSCLRCGRLDLECIYPAAKPGPYVMISWDAAAETDDGVPGSSTGTSLQQQYVRPATPGGVLGITPALDFADWTLHLVDETHTSSSFTAYETWVSHLPRQPDVGPFNLGYLQPFISVLNQWLSEWVRKGSNPFVHARLYQNRFPKCAQDAYSALTCYLNKTGSNNSIVMHLLEEKCWDLVTQIDMPQPHPPFDDSRPAIDLLEKLAKVQSLLIYQVVGLFDGNIRLRYLAEKRIALLKRWMNELVEDAYRTSCSGSVLVSAGVNTESDMDMPDSQNALWYSWILSESIRRTWIIASGVQGLYLYMQQGFTNSCQGGMMFTTRQGVWEAQSASAWDKIYSEPGAGLTKITELDKLLTEGGPNSVDNFAKVVLMVTLGTERVAAWNR, from the coding sequence ATGACGGAGGTGCGGAGCAACGCCTGCCACGCCTGCGCAAAGGCCAAGCGGAAATGCACAAAACAGGTGCCTAGTTGCTTGAGATGCGGACGACTTGATCTCGAGTGCATTTATCCAGCCGCCAAGCCCGGCCCTTATGTTATGATTAGCTGGGATGCCGCGGCAGAAACCGACGACGGTGTGCCAGGCAGTTCCACGGGTACCTCTTTACAGCAGCAATACGTCCGCCCCGCAACACCTGGCGGTGTTCTTGGAATAACTCCTGCCCTAGACTTTGCCGATTGGACGCTTCATTTGGTAGATGAGACCCATACGAGTAGTTCGTTTACCGCTTACGAAACCTGGGTTTCCCATCTTCCTAGGCAGCCCGACGTCGGTCCCTTCAACCTGGGATATCTGCAACCTTTCATTTCCGTTCTGAACCAGTGGCTCTCGGAATGGGTAAGAAAGGGGAGCAATCCATTCGTACACGCGCGATTGTATCAGAATAGATTTCCAAAATGTGCGCAAGACGCCTACTCGGCGTTGACGTGCTACCTCAACAAGACTGGGAGCAATAACAGCATTGTTATGCACTTGTTGGAAGAAAAGTGTTGGGATCTAGTAACCCAAATCGATATGCCACAACCACACCCCCCCTTTGACGACAGCAGGCCGGCCATTGATCTACTAGAAAAACTTGCCAAGGTTCAGAGTCTTTTGATATACCAGGTGGTCGGTCTTTTCGACGGGAACATCCGATTGCGTTATTTGGCAGAAAAGCGAATAGCGCTACtaaagagatggatgaatgAATTGGTTGAGGATGCCTATCGCACGTCATGTTCGGGCTCTGTCTTGGTCTCTGCTGGTGTGAACACAGAGTCTGACATGGACATGCCTGACTCTCAAAACGCCCTGTGGTACTCTTGGATACTCTCAGAGAGCATCAGGCGTACTTGGATCATTGCATCCGGAGTTCAGGGCCTCTACTTATATATGCAGCAAGGGTTCACCAACTCGTGTCAAGGAGGGATGATGTTTACGACAAGACAGGGTGTTTGGGAGGCTCAGTCAGCATCGGCGTGGGACAAGATTTACTCAGAACCTGGTGCGGGACTGACGAAAATCACAGAGTTAGATAAGCTGCTTACAGAAGGTGGACCGAATAGTGTCGACAACTTTGCAAAAGTAGTCCTGATGGTCACCCTAGGCACGGAACGGGTAGCAGCATGGAATAGATAA